atctttgtctagaataaacaaataatatgcaCGAGAAAATTGGTATCATGCCCAGtacttttgacaaaatttcacataacatttcttTGCATATCAGAAAATACccatcactggaagttaaccaatcaaatattCACCTTTTGTCTCCTGTTTTCGCAAGCTTCATTAATAGTTAAGCAGCTTACCACACAAATCATGCAACtggtgatacaagcatgaaactttgtaagaaCATGCCTTAGGTGTATGTAATCACATTAGGGTAGTAGCCACGAAAAAAATTCTGATCATGGCGGGCATCTTGAATTTTCGAAATGGCGTCTTCTCATGGaaaccatgtaacctcaagtttttgaaatattctatagaaacacaaaataaaaaaaatgctgctTTGAGACACCCAAGATATAGGTTTATGGCTAAAAAATTTGtactgcaatgaaatgtaggattaatttcctacaactgtcaaattcaagagAACATTTTCTCAACCCCTTTTCGTATGCAACCTGATGTGACGTACTATAACTTTGTGGTGATACACACGCAGGAcacaataaaagaataaaataaaaagaatatgtcAAATTTCAAAAGTGAATTATAATGAACACTTTGTCATCGGATGCAAATGCAAGGAATACAATAGTAACATGTTCACAAACGTTATTGTAtccaaaaaggaaaacaactaAGATATTAAGGCTCCACATATCTCAGCCAAAGTTCATCTTAACTGAATTTGTCTGATCtttttgttatatcatttgttttaatttaagggCAAACTGTAACTTGTGCAAATATTCCTAGCTACGCGGTTTTGACGTGTTCAATATGTAAAGTGTTATTTCAAGTGTCCTTCGTGATAAATTAAGTTGCAAGTTGTCAAATTTCTTGTAAAAACAAGTAATATATTCATAgcatttcataaattttatttggTGTCCTTCGCCACAGAATAACAACAGTATATTTACAGTTCAACTGAACGAAAAACTGTACATTTAACGCATGAACATGAGTCTTTTTACGGCAGAATTATCCAAATGACCTGGCTCTAAATTAACAGAATGTAAGAATGCTTGTCGTGCTGATTCAGTATCACCGAATAATTGAAAGGCAACACCAAGAATGGTGAAGGCCTGAgctttgaaataataattttcttgtATAACCATTTGTAGACTGTGAAGGGAAAACTTACATTGTCTGACATTGTTAAGATGATAATGACAAAGAAAATTGAGGAAATAAGCATACACTGAAGACGCAAGAAAAAACGGTGCTTCATTCACGTCTAACAGTAGTTCATCCGGTATCAATATAGAATTCCTTGTAAATTGAATAATATCTATAAGAAAGTATTTCCACAGATTAACAATACATTTCTTCCGAATCGATTTAAGTTTTAGCATTGGGTACAAAACATCCGACACATGCATGAAGTGGTACAGTTTTTCCGGAGTGAATTTCGCAATAGAATACCGGATGATTTCTAAAGCTTCAGTATATCGATGTTCCTTGTAAAACAACGAAGCTAACATAAGCCATCCAGATACAGCGTCATGATAGATACTCTGCAGCAGAGTACAGATACATGTTTTGTACtgtttgtaattatatttattattgatgTGTTCAATGTCCTGGGGTAGATATTGGGCATTTAATGCACGTAATTTTGACATGTAGTATGCAAATAAGTACTTTATCGAAGATTTGTCAGATGAAGCAATATGTTGTATTCCTCTACTGAATACACCCCCGTCGTGTGTTGGTATTGCGCAAACGAGGATATTTGCCACAAACATTAAACCTgaccttattgttttgtcaACTAAATGCACATACAATGTATGAGATTCTATATGAAAATCCCTCCTTGATACATTAAAGTTAAATATTTGATCTGAAAACAAGATGCATTGCCAACCGTAACTATGCAAGTTAGAAAGTTTTTCTAAAAGTATTTTACGGGGACGTCCCTCTATTTTAATCTCAAACATATTGTACTCTGGAATAAAATAATGCAGGCAGACTGAATATTCGACACTATATATCAACCTGTTCAAGCATCGCATAAAAGAAGGTATTAGATTTTCACGTGTCCATACGGATAGAGGCAGTTCTTCAGAAATCcagaaaataattgtttttaggAAATACGAGCAGAGTAAATCTTTACATTCGAAATAGGTGGAAAGTACATCCTTAACAAGAATTTTCATGAGACCATAGCATAATAACTGAGTATGTGTAAAggtatttatcaatattttttcacCAACAGAAAATGATATTCGCCATTCTAGATTCTCTTTTTGTGATCCCTTAACTCCGAttggtacaaaaagtactccgTGTTCTATAATACTTTGCTTGATATTGTGACTGGGCCATTCGTTACTTGATCTTGTTATCCATTGCAAAGCAGGCGCTATCCAATTTTTGCAATGTAAGGAAGCGGCAAGGTCCAACAGCCCAGTTTCATTAGTTAGACACGGTCCATGAACTTTTGGATAACCACTAGATAAGAGCCCATGTTTGAATAAAGCACTCGATAAATAATATTTACCATTTAGTTCCTCACAGTTTGGAACATGTAGAGGTTTATAATAATCACTAATATGTTCAAGCCGCAACAGACTATAACACGGCTTAATATCGTCTGTATCCATTgaaacatatgttatatttggTTTAAAAGGGGGTTTCTTAACATAAACTTCTATACTCTTGTCAACCTGCATAAAATCATAATCACTGCCTCGCATCTCTAATCCTTCTCCAAAGCTCCCACTTGTTATATCTGTATAAATCTTGTTTCTAGTTAAACGGTCTTTGACAGCGTTCATCAATCTGATTTGTTTTACGTGATCTTCTGTTCCTACTATATTCTCACACAAATAACGATACAGTGCTAATGATGATATTTGCGTTGAGTGGTCTGTAATatggagatatatatatatctatatagacacatgtttatatttaaatagaataaGACAACATCGTATAACTGTTTTGATTAAATACttttaacaaaactatttaaatattatatacatgtttatgcaATTAAATAAGGTATTTAATGTAAGACATGTAGGATTATTAAATTAACTAAAGGTGGTATGGTtgtctaaaataaaagtaatatattttttttcaatctgtaCAATATACACGtcgaaaatatatataaaaaaaagaataagggATGGGGACCGGTCATATAAGAAAATtgtatgaatttaaattattcaaacattttagagtattttgtatagatatatcatgtatatatatatatatatatataaacgagtctaaattgaaaactacgttcaaacctatgactgcgttggataaaaaccgcaatttttatacgtgtgcatgtcaaacaaatttcgttgtagaagggtctaaaaacagcacaaacaacattttcctaaagaccaaaagagtgaaaaagtatatttaaacaaaacgcatttgactaacaggtcga
This Mytilus trossulus isolate FHL-02 chromosome 14, PNRI_Mtr1.1.1.hap1, whole genome shotgun sequence DNA region includes the following protein-coding sequences:
- the LOC134697909 gene encoding uncharacterized protein LOC134697909; the encoded protein is MNAVKDRLTRNKIYTDITSGSFGEGLEMRGSDYDFMQVDKSIEVYVKKPPFKPNITYVSMDTDDIKPCYSLLRLEHISDYYKPLHVPNCEELNGKYYLSSALFKHGLLSSGYPKVHGPCLTNETGLLDLAASLHCKNWIAPALQWITRSSNEWPSHNIKQSIIEHGVLFVPIGVKGSQKENLEWRISFSVGEKILINTFTHTQLLCYGLMKILVKDVLSTYFECKDLLCSYFLKTIIFWISEELPLSVWTRENLIPSFMRCLNRLIYSVEYSVCLHYFIPEYNMFEIKIEGRPRKILLEKLSNLHSYGWQCILFSDQIFNFNVSRRDFHIESHTLYVHLVDKTIRSGLMFVANILVCAIPTHDGGVFSRGIQHIASSDKSSIKYLFAYYMSKLRALNAQYLPQDIEHINNKYNYKQYKTCICTLLQSIYHDAVSGWLMLASLFYKEHRYTEALEIIRYSIAKFTPEKLYHFMHVSDVLYPMLKLKSIRKKCIVNLWKYFLIDIIQFTRNSILIPDELLLDVNEAPFFLASSVYAYFLNFLCHYHLNNVRQCKFSLHSLQMVIQENYYFKAQAFTILGVAFQLFGDTESARQAFLHSVNLEPGHLDNSAVKRLMFMR